A single region of the Sphingobium sp. EP60837 genome encodes:
- a CDS encoding aspartate/glutamate racemase family protein: MQKLGLIGGLSWTSTARYYQIINQAVYRAKGGQHSAPLLIESLDFADIGRSTTDEEWAHAAQVLTASARRLEQAGAQALLICANSMHRVYDEVQSGVDTPIINIADAVGRKMKADGVHKAALIGTRNVMTEKFYRQRLVGHGISLLPPDLELAERIDRIVYEELTIGKVSRDSERYMRSELTDIAKENVQAAILACTELEMIVDVKANVLPIYDGTAIHARAGVDVILGD, from the coding sequence ATGCAAAAGCTCGGTCTGATCGGCGGTCTCAGCTGGACATCGACGGCGCGTTACTATCAGATCATCAATCAGGCGGTTTACCGCGCCAAGGGCGGTCAGCATAGCGCGCCGCTGCTGATCGAGAGTCTGGACTTCGCCGATATCGGCCGATCCACCACGGATGAGGAGTGGGCCCATGCGGCGCAGGTGCTGACCGCGTCAGCCCGGCGGCTCGAACAGGCCGGGGCCCAGGCGCTGCTGATCTGCGCCAACAGCATGCACCGCGTCTATGATGAGGTTCAGTCAGGCGTGGACACGCCGATCATCAACATCGCCGATGCAGTCGGCCGCAAGATGAAGGCGGACGGCGTACACAAGGCGGCGCTGATTGGCACCCGCAATGTCATGACGGAGAAATTCTATCGCCAGCGGCTGGTCGGTCATGGCATTTCGCTGCTGCCCCCCGACCTGGAACTGGCCGAGCGGATTGACCGGATCGTCTATGAGGAACTGACGATCGGCAAGGTCAGCCGCGATTCCGAACGCTATATGCGCTCGGAACTGACCGACATCGCCAAGGAAAATGTTCAGGCCGCGATCCTCGCCTGCACGGAGCTTGAGATGATCGTCGATGTGAAGGCCAATGTGCTGCCGATCTACGACGGTACGGCGATCCATGCGCGCGCAGGTGTGGATGTGATCCTCGGGGACTAG
- a CDS encoding NAD(P) transhydrogenase subunit alpha, producing the protein MKIAIIKELAEGERRVAGTPETVKKFKALGADVAVEAGAGLSAAIADADYAAMGATIADRSATVAGADIILGVQGPDVASISGAKPGAWVVAGLNPFVERARVDAYAAAGYEALAMEFMPRITRAQSMDILSSQSNLAGYKAVLDAAYEYGRAFPMMMTAAGTVSPAKAFIMGVGVAGLQAIATAKRLGAQVSATDVRSATKEQIESLGAKAVFVENVAGIEGEGTGGYATEMSAEYQKAQADLVSSHIAKQDIVITTALIPGKPAPRLITDTQIASMKPGSVIVDLAVEQGGNVEGAVLGQVVERHGVKIVGHKNVPSRLAADASALFARNLYNFLSAFWNKEQNAPVLDEEIGNAIRVTQGGKVVSERLQ; encoded by the coding sequence ATGAAGATTGCAATCATCAAGGAGCTTGCCGAGGGCGAGCGCCGCGTTGCCGGTACGCCGGAAACGGTCAAGAAGTTCAAGGCGCTGGGCGCCGATGTCGCTGTGGAAGCTGGCGCAGGCCTTTCTGCCGCCATCGCCGACGCCGACTATGCCGCGATGGGCGCGACGATCGCCGATCGTTCGGCCACGGTCGCGGGGGCGGACATCATATTGGGTGTGCAGGGTCCTGACGTGGCCAGCATCAGCGGCGCAAAGCCCGGTGCATGGGTCGTCGCGGGCCTCAACCCCTTTGTCGAGCGCGCGCGCGTCGATGCCTATGCAGCTGCGGGCTACGAAGCGTTGGCGATGGAGTTCATGCCGCGCATCACGCGTGCGCAGTCGATGGACATTCTTTCCTCGCAATCGAACCTCGCCGGTTACAAGGCGGTGCTGGACGCCGCCTATGAATATGGCCGGGCCTTCCCGATGATGATGACGGCTGCGGGGACTGTTTCGCCAGCCAAGGCATTCATCATGGGCGTCGGCGTAGCGGGGCTTCAGGCAATCGCGACGGCCAAGCGACTGGGTGCGCAGGTCTCGGCAACCGACGTGCGTTCCGCGACCAAGGAGCAGATCGAGAGTCTGGGCGCGAAGGCGGTGTTCGTCGAAAATGTCGCGGGTATCGAAGGCGAAGGCACCGGCGGCTACGCCACCGAAATGTCGGCAGAATATCAGAAGGCGCAGGCCGATCTAGTGTCCAGCCACATCGCCAAGCAGGATATCGTCATCACCACGGCGCTGATCCCCGGCAAGCCCGCGCCCCGCCTCATCACCGACACGCAGATCGCGTCGATGAAGCCGGGTAGCGTGATCGTCGATCTGGCGGTCGAGCAGGGCGGCAATGTCGAAGGTGCGGTGCTGGGCCAAGTGGTCGAGCGCCATGGGGTGAAGATCGTGGGTCACAAGAATGTGCCCTCGCGTCTCGCCGCGGACGCATCGGCCCTGTTCGCGCGCAACCTCTATAATTTCCTCTCGGCCTTCTGGAACAAGGAACAGAATGCGCCGGTGCTGGATGAGGAAATCGGCAACGCCATCCGCGTGACGCAGGGCGGCAAGGTCGTCAGCGAACGACTGCAATAA
- a CDS encoding aa3-type cytochrome c oxidase subunit IV, whose protein sequence is MASEGNMESATQTYSGFVSLVKWGTIASALLAAVVVVLISS, encoded by the coding sequence ATGGCGTCAGAAGGAAATATGGAGAGCGCGACCCAGACCTATTCAGGGTTCGTGTCCCTCGTGAAGTGGGGCACCATCGCTAGCGCGCTGCTGGCGGCGGTCGTCGTTGTCCTGATCTCGAGCTAA
- a CDS encoding type II secretion system F family protein, giving the protein METAPVAGTLFGLSATDFGTLLAAVATLAMLFILYSVMTVRDPMTKRVKALNERREQLKAGITASTGRRRAKLVQKNQATDRMRSFLTSFKVLQDDQLKEAQIKLAQAGIRSKDWAVAVIFGRMVLPIVIGGLAALLLYGVGMFPEWGGAKRFMAFAGALLLSYKAPDIFIDNKVQKRSAAIRKGLPDALDLLVICAEAGLTVDAAFARVAKELGKAYPELGDEFQLTAIELSFLTERRMAFENLASRVKLDAIKGVVTTMIQTEKYGTPLASALRVLSAEFRHERMMRAEEKAARLPAIMTVPLILFILPTLFVVILGPAACSISTAF; this is encoded by the coding sequence ATGGAAACCGCTCCCGTCGCCGGCACGCTCTTCGGCCTTTCCGCCACCGACTTCGGCACATTGCTGGCCGCCGTCGCGACCCTGGCGATGCTCTTCATCCTCTATTCGGTCATGACCGTGCGCGATCCGATGACCAAGCGCGTCAAGGCCCTGAACGAGCGCCGCGAGCAGTTGAAGGCCGGTATTACCGCTTCGACGGGCCGCCGCCGCGCGAAGCTGGTCCAGAAGAATCAGGCGACGGACCGGATGCGGTCGTTCCTGACGAGCTTCAAGGTACTGCAGGACGATCAGCTTAAAGAGGCGCAGATCAAGCTGGCGCAAGCCGGTATCCGGTCGAAGGATTGGGCGGTCGCCGTGATTTTCGGCCGCATGGTGCTGCCGATCGTGATTGGCGGCCTGGCGGCCTTGCTGCTCTATGGCGTCGGCATGTTCCCGGAATGGGGCGGCGCCAAACGTTTCATGGCGTTCGCGGGCGCGCTGCTGCTATCCTACAAGGCACCGGACATCTTCATCGACAATAAGGTCCAGAAGCGTTCCGCCGCGATCCGCAAAGGCTTGCCTGACGCGCTCGACCTGCTGGTGATCTGCGCAGAGGCCGGGTTGACGGTCGATGCCGCCTTCGCTCGTGTCGCCAAGGAATTGGGCAAGGCTTATCCCGAACTGGGCGACGAGTTTCAGCTAACCGCGATCGAACTCAGCTTCCTGACCGAACGGCGCATGGCCTTCGAGAATCTTGCGAGCCGCGTGAAGCTGGACGCGATCAAGGGCGTGGTCACGACCATGATCCAGACGGAGAAATATGGCACGCCACTCGCTTCGGCGCTGCGCGTGCTGTCGGCGGAATTCCGCCACGAGCGCATGATGCGCGCCGAAGAAAAGGCCGCGCGCCTGCCCGCGATCATGACGGTGCCGCTGATCCTGTTCATCTTGCCGACGCTGTTCGTCGTGATCCTGGGTCCCGCGGCCTGCTCGATAAGCACGGCGTTCTAA
- a CDS encoding type II secretion system F family protein, producing the protein MGNVLLLMILMSSFLGLLVMAFGGPSADKASKRRVALIRERHSGSTDALMEARMRKAISNRQTGSEMKMLVSLVPNPENLAKRIRMTGKKWTVSQYMTACAVIFLLLCALLFLRGFAPLLAIMVSLAAGLALPHLWVGRLIKKRVQNFTTKFPDALELLTRGLRSGLPITETLGVVASEVPGPVGEEFKLITERIKIGKTMDQALQETADRLGTPEFQFFVISLAIQRETGGNLAETLSNLATVLRQRAQMKLKIRAMSSESKASAYIIGALPFLVFGMICYINFQYMAPFFTPDPAGVFGLSTMQVIGVGGMCWMGIGVFIMAQMINFEI; encoded by the coding sequence TGATGATATTGATGTCGAGCTTCCTTGGGTTGCTCGTCATGGCCTTTGGCGGACCGTCCGCCGACAAGGCGAGCAAGCGGCGGGTAGCACTGATCCGCGAGCGCCATAGCGGTTCGACGGACGCCCTGATGGAAGCGCGGATGCGCAAGGCCATCTCGAACCGGCAGACCGGCAGCGAGATGAAGATGCTCGTATCGCTGGTGCCCAATCCGGAAAACCTGGCCAAACGCATACGGATGACCGGCAAGAAGTGGACGGTCAGCCAGTATATGACGGCGTGCGCCGTCATCTTCTTGTTGCTCTGCGCGCTGCTGTTCCTGCGCGGCTTCGCGCCGCTGCTGGCGATCATGGTCAGTTTGGCGGCGGGCCTTGCGCTACCCCATTTGTGGGTCGGGCGTCTCATCAAAAAGCGCGTGCAGAACTTCACCACCAAATTCCCCGACGCGCTGGAGTTGCTGACGCGCGGCCTGCGATCGGGTCTGCCTATCACCGAAACGCTGGGCGTGGTCGCAAGCGAAGTGCCGGGCCCCGTGGGCGAGGAATTCAAGCTGATCACCGAACGGATAAAGATCGGCAAGACCATGGATCAGGCTTTGCAGGAAACCGCAGACCGCCTGGGTACGCCGGAGTTCCAGTTTTTCGTCATCAGCCTGGCGATCCAGCGCGAAACAGGCGGCAACCTGGCGGAAACGCTGTCGAACCTGGCCACGGTGCTGCGTCAGCGCGCGCAGATGAAGCTCAAGATCCGGGCCATGTCGTCCGAATCCAAGGCGTCGGCCTATATCATCGGGGCGCTGCCGTTCCTGGTGTTCGGCATGATCTGCTACATCAACTTCCAATATATGGCGCCCTTCTTCACGCCTGATCCGGCGGGCGTCTTCGGCTTATCGACGATGCAGGTCATCGGCGTCGGCGGCATGTGCTGGATGGGCATCGGCGTCTTCATCATGGCGCAGATGATCAACTTCGAGATCTGA